A stretch of the Neofelis nebulosa isolate mNeoNeb1 chromosome 1, mNeoNeb1.pri, whole genome shotgun sequence genome encodes the following:
- the OXGR1 gene encoding 2-oxoglutarate receptor 1, translated as MNEPLDSFANASSDFPDFAAPFGNCTDEKIPLKRHYLPVTYSIIFLVGFPGNAVAISTYIFKMRPWKGSTIIMLNLACTDLLYLTSFPFLIHYYASGENWIFGDFMCKFIRFGFHFNLYSSILFLTCYSIFRYFVIIHPMSCFSFHKTRWAVVACAVVWIISLVAVIPMTFLITSTTRPNRSACLDLTSSDDLATIKWYNLVLTATTFCLPLVIVTLCYTMIICTLTQGPQNHSCLKQKARRLTILLLLVFYICFLPFHILRVIRIESRLLSISCPIENQIHEAYIVSRPLAALNTFGNLLLYVVVSDNFQQALCSMVRCKASGDLEQAKKVSYSNNP; from the coding sequence ATGAATGAGCCACTGGACAGTTTTGCAAATGCTTCTTCCGACTTCCCCGATTTTGCAGCGCCTTTTGGAAATTGCACTGATGAAAAAATCCCACTCAAGAGGCACTACCTCCCTGTAACATATAGCATCATCTTCCTGGTGGGCTTTCCAGGGAACGCAGTAGCAATTTCCACTTACATTTTCAAAATGCGGCCGTGGAAAGGCAGCACCATCATTATGCTGAACCTGGCCTGCACAGACCTGCTGTATCTAACCAGCTTCCCTTTCCTGATTCACTACTATGCCAGCGGTGAAAACTGGATCTTTGGGGATTTCATGTGCAAGTTCATCCGCTTCGGCTTCCATTTCAACCTGTACAGCAGCATCCTCTTCCTCACCTGTTACAGCATCTTCCGGTACTTCGTGATCATTCACCCCATGAGCTGCTTTTCCTTTCACAAGACTCGATGGGCCGTGGTGGCCTGTGCTGTGGTGTGGATCATTTCACTGGTGGCCGTCATTCCCATGACCTTCCTGATCACATCAACCACCAGGCCCAATAGATCGGCCTGCCTTGACCTCACCAGTTCGGATGACCTCGCCACTATCAAATGGTACAATCTAGTTTTGACTGCAACTACTTTCTGCCTTCCCCTGGTGATAGTGACACTGTGCTATACAATGATTATCTGCACCCTAACCCAAGGACCTCAGAATCACAGCTGCCTTAAGCAGAAAGCTAGAAGGCTAACCATTCTGCTACTCCTCGtgttttacatatgttttttACCCTTCCACATCTTGAGGGTCATTCGGATCGAATCTCGACTGCTTTCAATCAGCTGCCCCATCGAGAATCAGATCCATGAAGCGTACATCGTTTCTAGGCCGTTAGCCGCCCTGAACACCTTCGGTAACCTGTTACTGTATGTGGTGGTCAGTGACAACTTCCAGCAGGCCCTCTGCTCGATGGTGAGATGCAAAGCCAGTGGGGACCTGGAACAAGCAAAAAAAGTCAGTTACTCAAACAACCCTTGA